The following coding sequences lie in one Zingiber officinale cultivar Zhangliang chromosome 2B, Zo_v1.1, whole genome shotgun sequence genomic window:
- the LOC122048211 gene encoding peroxisomal acyl-coenzyme A oxidase 1-like has protein sequence MLLVRLEVRNEYGLGDPELYKKSLRKEDPKAILDGVVVAGLVGILRQLGDLADLLIIIHFSDVTEEEASVFRIFIDEPGYGDLHWMRTFFPISHMSDRTDEQEKKWLPLAYKMQIIGCYAQTELGHGSNVQGLETTATFDPKTDEFVTHSPTLTSSK, from the exons ATGCTGCTGGTGCGATTGGAGGTGAGAAATGAGTACGGGTTGGGAGATCCGGAGCTGTACAAGAAGTCGTTGAGGAAGGAGGATCCCAAGGCGATCTTGGATGGCGTCGTGGTGGCCGGTCTCGTAGGGATCTTGCGGCAGTTGGGCGATCTCGCCGA TTTGTTGATAATCATCCACTTTTCTGATGTTAcagaagaagaagcctctgtGTTCCGGATCTTCATAGATGAACCTGGATATGGAGATCTCCACTGGATGAGGACCTTTTTTCCTATTTCTCATATGTCAGATA GAACTGATGAACAAGAGAAGAAGTGGTTACCACTAGCTTATAAGATGCAAATAATTGGATGCTATGCTCAGACAGAACTTGGTCATGGTTCAAATGTTCAAGGTCTTGAAACAACAGCGACATTTGATCCCAAAACAGATGAATTTGTTACTCACAGCCCTACACTTACTTCAAGCAAGTAG
- the LOC122048210 gene encoding uncharacterized protein LOC122048210 → MDNQDKYIKMLENQVGQIASSSSSRVQGNFPYKPELNPVEHYKAIELRSGRTLGIPQVTAIVEDGINHSEESSTPSFIPEQEKKEEEITIEVGELSPATKIQTVPFPQRLLKAQKDAEFEKFLEKIKEICIDIPLLGTLYQMPKFAKFMKDIISNKRKKEGFETVALTVKVSGLLLNALPPKLQDPGSFSIPCKIKGTIIDKAFYDLRASVSLMPYSICKKLGLSDLKLTTIALQLDDSIYKYPLGIVEDVKVEIRNFIIPINFIIL, encoded by the coding sequence ATGGACAACCAGGATAAGTACATCAAAATGCTTGAAAATCAAGTTGGTCAAATAGCtagttcttcttcctcaagagtaCAAGGAAATTTTCCCTACAAACCTGAATTGAATCCAGTGGAGCACTACAAGGCAATCGAGCTAAgaagcggacggaccttgggtaTTCCCCAAGTGACCGCTATAGTTGAAGATGGAattaatcatagtgaagagtcgTCTACTCCCTCCTTCATTCCAGAGCAGgaaaagaaggaagaggagattaCTATTGAGGTTGGAGAGCTCTCACCTGCAACTAAAATTCAAACAGTTCCATTTCCTCAAAGATTGCTCAAAGCGCAGAAGGATGCAGAGTTTGAGAAATTTCTGGAAAAGATCAAAGAAATTTGTATTGATATACCATTGTTGGGCACTCTATACCAAATGCCCAAATTTGCCAAGTTCATGAAGGATATAATttcaaataaaaggaagaaggaagggtTTGAGACAGTTGCCTTAACTGTGAAAGTTAGTGGATTGCTTTTAAACGCTTTACCTCCTAAGCTCCAAGATCCAGGTAGTTTTTCGATACCATGCAAAATCAAAGGTACAATTATTGATAAAGCCTTTTATGATCTTCGAGCTAGTGTTAGTCTCATGCCATATTCCATTTGTAAGAAATTGGGGTTGAGTGATTTGAAGCTGACAACTATCGCACTTCAACTAGATGATTCCATATACAAATATCCTTTAGGAATAGTTGAAGATGTGAAAGTGGAGATAAGGAATTTTATTATCCCCATAAATTTTATTATCCTTTAG